The Chloroflexota bacterium DNA window GACGTAGTCGGGGCCGCGCCGGTAGTTATGCACGCGCGGGGTGTTGTAGTGAATCAGCCCGAACCAGTCGGGCGCCGCGCCGCGGATATCCTGCCAGAAGGCGCGATACGATTCGGCCGTCATCGGCATGAAATACGGGTGGCCAATATGCGCGCCGAGGATGCCCTGCGCCGCGGCGTACTCGATGCGGTCAAGCATGCCTTTGGTGTTGGTCCAGGTCACGCCGACCATGGTCGGGAAGTTCAGCCGGCGCGTCTCTTCGGCGAACACCGCGACGATCTGCTTGAACTCGTCAAGCTCGATCGCGTAGAACTCGCCATCGCTGTCCGTCGTGTAGATGCCGTGCGCGCCGGCCGCGTGCAGCCGCCGGATGTTCTCGCGGAATACGTCGGCGTCGAAGCGGTCGTGCGCATCGAACGGCGTCGTAATCGCCGCCCAGATGCCGCGCAGATTGTCGCGCGTCAGGCGCTCGTGCATGGCATAGGTCATGTGATTTACTCCTTCGTTTGGTTGCCGGTCAGGCCGGCCAGTGCCCTGGTTGCGCCTGCGTGCTCAGTTCGCGCATGGCGGCCTGCGCGGAGGCAGCGCGCCCGGTCGCAGTCATGCCGAGCGCCAGCAGGCCCAGCAGAGTGTCTTCGGACGAGGCGCACAGGCGGTAGTCACAGCCAAAACGCGCGACGATCAGGTCGCGCAGCACGGCGACGTGCTGCGCCAGGCCGCCGGAAAAGACGAGGCGGGTCCAGTCCCGCGCCGGCGACAGGCGGGTGGCGCAGGTCCAGTAGTTCGCGGCCATGGCGTGGAACGCCGCGCGGAACAGATGGCCGATGCGCAGATTGCCCTCGTGGATATGTGTGATCGCGCCGCG harbors:
- a CDS encoding dihydrodipicolinate synthase family protein: MTYAMHERLTRDNLRGIWAAITTPFDAHDRFDADVFRENIRRLHAAGAHGIYTTDSDGEFYAIELDEFKQIVAVFAEETRRLNFPTMVGVTWTNTKGMLDRIEYAAAQGILGAHIGHPYFMPMTAESYRAFWQDIRGAAPDWFGLIHYNTPRVHNYRRGPDYVELLDIPNFIGTKHVGSDFPEFMTLMACAPQVAHFTGEHAMTPYMLFGARGVYSWFVNFNPRYMLDWHADIVNQRWEQAKHRQQRMHAFITQIRAVLEDGGNLHGIIGKAVSASSPFLVPANRTRRPYLRIADERVDAFRQIVETQFADMLWQG